A genomic stretch from Anoplopoma fimbria isolate UVic2021 breed Golden Eagle Sablefish chromosome 8, Afim_UVic_2022, whole genome shotgun sequence includes:
- the LOC129094140 gene encoding flavin-containing monooxygenase 5-like, with protein MVQKVAVIGSGVSGLTSIKACLDEGLEPTCFESSHDIGGLWRFKEEPEPGRANIYQSVVINSSKEMMSLSDFPPPADLPNNMHHSEVLMYLRLYADAFKLLQHIHFQTSVVCVRQTQDFAETGRWEVETESRDGQKETGVFDAVMVCTGHFTQPHLPLKDFPGIESFEGRYFHSWDYRNAEGLQGKRVVVIGIGNSGGDIAVDISRVAERVYLSTRSGAWMVSRVGAGGLPADLVTSRVYMMMKKLFPSLINRMVEKKLDKAFNHRLYGLKPKHGFFTQIPLVNDDLPARIISGRVQVKPNVKEFCGSRAVFDDGSFVDKVDVVVFATGFNYSFPFLPSALQAKSGYRLRLYKHVFPPALTKPTLAVVGFIHGFGAINPLAEMQARWATRVFKGLTTLPSEETMMKEIEKDTVAMHQRYACSERNPLQVNYIPYMDSLAELVGVRPNILWLFLTDPRLALQVLLGPCTPYQYRLTGPGKWAGARQAIFTQWDRVHQPFRTRVVPEPETRSSSKWSIIVIVSGVALLCCFCYNNTLLL; from the exons ATGGTTCAGAAGGTGGCAGTGATCGGCTCTGGGGTTTCTGGTCTGACCAGCATCAAGGCCTGTTTGGATGAAGGTCTGGAGCCGACCTGCTTTGAGAGCAGCCATGACATTGGAGGTCTGTGGAGATTTAAG GAGGAGCCGGAGCCTGGACGTGCCAACATCTATCAGTCGGTGGTCATCAACAGCTCCAAAGAGATGATGTCTCTCAGCGACTTCCCTCCTCCAGCTGATCTGCCCAACAACATGCACCACTCTGAGGTTCTCATGTATCTGCGTCTCTACGCTGACGCCTTcaagctgctgcagcacatACACTTCCAG acgTCCGTGGTCTGTGTGAGGCAGACCCAGGATTTTGCAGAAACAGGCCGGTGggaggtggagacagagagcagagacggTCAGAAGGAGACCGGTGTTTTTGATGCAGTGATGGTTTGTACCGGACACTTCACCCAACCTCACCTGCCTCTCAAAGACTTCCCAG GTATTGAGAGCTTTGAGGGCAGATACTTCCACAGCTGGGATTATCGCAACGCTGAAGGTCTGCAGGGGAAAAGGGTGGTGGTGATCGGGATTGGGAACTCTGGAGGAGACATCGCTGTGGATATCAGTAGAGTAGCAGAGAGG GTGTACCTCAGTACCAGGAGCGGAGCGTGGATGGTCAGCCGTGTGGGAGCGGGGGGGCTCCCGGCGGACCTGGTTACTTCTCGAGTGTATATGATGATGAAGAAGCTCTTCCCCTCGTTGATCAACAGGATGGTGGAGAAGAAGCTGGACAAAGCGTtcaaccacagactgtatggTCTGAAACCAAAACATGG TTTTTTCACACAGATCCCTCTTGTGAATGACGACCTTCCGGCTCGGATCATCTCAGGTCGCGTTCAGGTGAAACCGAATGTGAAGGAGTTCTGTGGATCCAGGGCGGTCTTTGACGATGGGAGCTTCGTAGACAAG gtaGATGTCGTGGTGTTTGCCACCGGATTCAACTACAGCTTCCCCTTCCTGCCCTCGGCTCTGCAGGCTAAATCTGGTTACAGGCTCCGTCTCTACAAACACGTATTCCCTCCTGCACTGACTAAGCCGACCCTGGCGGTGGTGGGCTTCATCCACGGCTTCGGGGCGATCAACCCTCTGGCTGAGATGCAGGCCCGCTGGGCCACAAGAGTGTTTAAAG GGTTAACGACCCTCCCCTCAGAAGAGACCATGATGAAGGAAATTGAAAAAGACACAGTAGCTATGCATCAGAG ATATGCCTGCTCAGAGCGTAACCCCCTGCAGGTGAACTACATCCCGTACATGGACTCTCTGGCAGAGCTGGTGGGGGTTCGACCAAATATACTGTGGCTCTTTCTGACGGACCCCAGACTGGCCCTGCAGGTTCTGCTGGGTCCCTGTACTCCTTACCAGTACCGTCTGACTGGACCGGGCAAGTGGGCCGGAGCTCGTCAGGCCATCTTCACTCAGTGGGACCGGGTGCATCAGCCTTTCAGGACCAGAGTGGTACCGGAACCAGAGACCAGATCCTcttctaaatggagcatcattgtGATTGTTTCGGGTGTGGCGCTGCTTTGCTGCTTCTGCTACAATAACACACTGTTATTGTAG
- the LOC129094137 gene encoding flavin-containing monooxygenase 5-like, which yields MTRRVAVIGGGSSGLACIKSCLDEGLEPVCFESSDDIGGLWRFKENPEADRASIYHSVIINTSKEMMCFSDFPIPAHYPNYMHNSLIMDYFRLYADHFQLTKHIRFNTRVLQVKQRSNFSQSGQWDVETENKDGQKQKHIFDAVMICIGHHCHPNLPLHDFPGIDTFKGKYFHSRDYKTPEEWRNKKVVVIGIGNSGGDIAVELSRVTKQLYLSTRRGAWILNRVGDNGVPLDLHFNRVLNFLQSVLPFSLTCGIAESRLNQRFDHSLYNLKPKHRFFNQHPTVNDELPNRILSGTVQVKPNIRRFQGSSVEFDDGSVVEDVDLVVFATGYRFSFPFLASHVVSVTENKASLYKFVFPPELERPTLAIIGLVQPLGAIMPISEMQARWATRVFKGCTKLPSMDSMLKDVQCKQATMAKRYVSSQRHTIQVDYVAYMDEIAELVGVQPSLLRLLLTDPRVGLNVMLGPSTPYQYRLRGPGKWAGARQAIFTQWERVAQPMQTRPCDDPEPKRSFKWPLILAAAAVGSAAAYVNRNNLQAFLQDPTALFDKIKVYLPAQ from the exons ATGACTCGTCGTGTGGCGGTGATTGGAGGAGGGAGCTCAGGTCTGGCCTGCATCAAGAGCTGTCTGGATGAAGGTCTGGAGCCGGTCTGCTTCGAAAGCAGCGATGACATCGGTGGTCTGTGGAGGTTTAAG GAGAATCCAGAGGCAGACAGGGCCAGCATCTACCACTCTGTCATCATCAACACGTCCAAGGAGATGATGTGTTTCAGTGACTTTCCCATCCCTGCACACTACCCCAACTACATGCACAACTCCCTCATCATGGACTACTTTCGGTTGTACGCCGACCACTTCCAGCTCACCAAACACATACGTTTCAAC ACCAGAGTCTTGCAGGTGAAGCAGAGATCAAATTTTTCTCAATCGGGCCAGTGGGACGTTGAGACAGAGAACAAGGATGGCCAaaagcagaaacacatttttgacgctgtgatgatCTGTATCGGACATCACTGCCACCCAAACCTGCCGCTGCACGACTTCCCAG gaattgACACTTTCAAGGGAAAGTACTTCCACAGCCGAGACTACAAGACTCCAGAGGAGTGGAGGAATAAAAAGGTGGTGGTGATTGGAATAGGAAACTCTGGAGGAGACATCGCAGTGGAGCTGAGCAGAGTCACCAAGCAG CTTTACCTGAGCACTCGGAGAGGAGCCTGGATTCTGAACCGAGTCGGGGACAACGGGGTGCCCCTTGATTTGCATTTCAACAGGGTGTTGAATTTTTTGCAGAGCGTCCTGCCCTTCAGTCTGACCTGTGGTATAGCAGAGAGCCGGCTCAACCAAAGATTTGATCACTCTCTGTACAATCTGAAGCCAAAGCACAG GTTCTTCAACCAACATCCCACAGTGAACGATGAGCTTCCCAACCGCATCCTATCTGGAACGGTTCAGGTGAAACCCAACATCCGCAGGTTTCAGGGGTCCAGTGTGGAGTTTGATGATGGAAGTGTTGTGGAAGATGTCGACCTGGTG GTGTTTGCCACAGGTTACAGGTTTTCCTTTCCATTCCTGGCCTCACATGTGGTCTCGGTGACCGAGAACAAAGCCTCTCTGTACAAGTTCGTGTTTCCTCCTGAGTTGGAGCGCCCCACTCTGGCTATCATCGGTCTAGTGCAGCCGCTGGGAGCCATTATGCCCATCTCTGAGATGCAGGCCAGGTGGGCCACGCGTGTCTTTAAAG GCTGCACCAAGCTTCCCTCAATGGATTCCATGCTGAAAGATGTCCAATGCAAGCAGGCGACAATGGCCAAAAG GTATGTGTCCAGTCAGAGACACACCATCCAGGTTGACTATGTCGCCTACATGGATGAGATAGCAGAGCTGGTGGGAGTTCAACCCAGCTtgctgaggctgctgctgaCTGATCCCAGGGTGGGACTGAATGTGATGCTGGGTCCCAGCACACCGTACCAGTACCGTCTCAGAGGACCAGGGAAGTGGGCCGGAGCCCGTCAGGCCATCTTCACTCAGTGGGAGAGAGTGGCTCAACCCATGCAGACCAGACCCTGTGATGATCCAGAACCCAAGAGATCCTTTAAGTGGCCTCTGATTCTGGCGGCTGCTGCTGTGGGCTCGGCCGCCGCCTACGTCAACAGGAACAACCTTCAGGCTTTCCTCCAGGATCCCACTGCGCTGTTTGACAAGATAAAAGTTTACCTTCCTGCACAGTGA
- the LOC129094138 gene encoding flavin-containing monooxygenase 5-like, with protein MTRRVAVIGGGSSGLACIKSCLDEGLEPVCFESSDDIGGLWRFKENPEADRASIYHSVIINTSKEMMCFSDFPIPAHYPNYMHNSLIMDYFRMFADHFQLTKHIRFNTKVLQVEQRSDFSHSGQWDVETENKDGQKQKHIFDAVMICIGHHCHPNLPLHDFPGINTFKGKYFHSRDYKTPEEWRNKKVVVIGIGNSGGDIAVELSRVTKQVYLSTRRGAWILNRVGDDGLPRDMLNTRLTLFVRQIFPFGLKCSVAERKLNKRFDHSLYNLKPKHRLFSQHPTANDELPNRILSGTVQVKPNIRRFQGSSVEFDDGSVVEDVDLVVFATGYRFSFPFLASHVVSVTENKASLYKFVFPPELERPTLAIIGLVQPLGAIMPISEMQARWATRVFKGSIKLPSVASMLKDVQCKQETMAKRYVSSQRHTIQVDYVAYMDEIAELVGVRPSLLRLLLTDPRLGLNLMFGPGTPYQYRLRGPGKWAGARQAIFTQWERVAQPMQTRPCDDPEPKRSFKWPLILAAAAVGSAAAYVNRNNLQAFLQDPTALLDKIQIYHPAQ; from the exons ATGACTCGTCGTGTGGCGGTGATTGGAGGAGGGAGCTCAGGTCTGGCCTGCATCAAGAGCTGTCTGGATGAAGGTCTGGAGCCGGTCTGCTTCGAAAGCAGCGATGACATCGGTGGTCTGTGGAGGTTTAAG GAGAATCCAGAGGCAGACAGGGCCAGCATCTACCACTCTGTCATCATCAACACGTCCAAGGAGATGATGTGTTTCAGTGACTTTCCCATCCCTGCACACTACCCCAACTACATGCACAACTCCCTCATCATGGACTACTTTCGAATGTTCGCCGACCACTTCCAGCTCACCAAACACATACGCTTCAAC ACCAAAGTGTTGCAGGTGGAGCAGAGATCAGATTTTTCTCATTCGGGCCAGTGGGACGTTGAGACAGAGAACAAGGATGGCCAaaagcagaaacacatttttgacgctgtgatgatCTGTATCGGACATCACTGCCACCCAAACCTGCCACTGCACGACTTCCCAG GAATCAACACTTTCAAGGGAAAGTACTTCCACAGCCGAGACTACAAGACTCCCGAGGAGTGGAGGAATAAAAAGGTGGTGGTGATTGGAATAGGAAACTCTGGAGGAGACATCGCAGTGGAGCTGAGCAGAGTCACCAAACAG GTGTATCTAAGCACTCGGAGGGGAGCCTGGATCTTAAATCGAGTCGGAGATGACGGTCTTCCCCGCGATATGCTCAACACCAGGTTGACTTTGTTTGTGCGGCAAATCTTTCCCTTTGGATTAAAGTGCAGTGTGGCTGAAAGAAAGCTCAACAAAAGATTTGATCACAGTCTGTACAACTTGAAGCCAAAGCACAG GTTGTTCAGCCAACATCCCACAGCGAACGATGAGCTTCCCAACCGCATCCTATCTGGAACGGTTCAGGTGAAACCCAACATCCGCAGGTTTCAGGGGTCCAGTGTGGAGTTTGATGATGGAAGTGTTGTGGAAGATGTCGACCTGGTG GTGTTTGCCACAGGTTACAGGTTTTCCTTTCCATTCCTGGCCTCACATGTGGTCTCGGTGACCGAGAACAAAGCCTCTCTGTACAAGTTCGTGTTTCCTCCTGAGTTGGAGCGCCCCACTCTGGCTATCATCGGTCTAGTGCAGCCGCTGGGAGCCATTATGCCCATCTCTGAGATGCAGGCCAGGTGGGCCACACGTGTCTTTAAAG GCAGCATCAAGCTTCCATCAGTGGCTTCCATGCTAAAAGATGTCCAGTGCAAACAGGAGACAATGGCAAAAAG GTATGTGTCCAGTCAGAGACACACCATCCAGGTTGACTATGTCGCCTACATGGATGAGATAGCAGAGCTGGTGGGAGTTCGACCCAGCTtgctgaggctgctgctgaCTGATCCCAGGCTGGGACTGAATCTGATGTTCGGCCCCGGTACTCCGTACCAGTACCGTCTCAGAGGACCAGGGAAGTGGGCCGGAGCCCGTCAGGCCATCTTCACTCAGTGGGAGAGAGTGGCTCAACCCATGCAGACCAGACCCTGTGATGATCCAGAACCCAAGAGATCCTTTAAGTGGCCTCTGATTCTGGCGGCTGCTGCTGTGGGCTCGGCCGCCGCCTACGTCAACAGGAACAACCTTCAGGCTTTCCTCCAGGATCCCACTGCGCTGCTTGACAAGATACAAATTTACCATCCTGCACAGTGA